A window from Chitinophaga filiformis encodes these proteins:
- a CDS encoding fructosamine kinase family protein: protein MTDELLMGELTSALSCQSGMKIHINYAEKLPGGDINETFKLNTDSGLLFLKMNDARSYPDMFEREFMGLETIYATNTLSVPRPLATGRSGGKVFLVTEFIEKGGANPDFWENFAAGLSRMHRHTQAHFGLPQANYIGTIKQYNTPYTSWSVFYAFNRLQPLTREAYDRHVIDKQMVTQMESLWRQLPRIFPEEPPALLHGDLWSGNFMVGPDGRARVYDPAVYYGNREMDLAMARLFGGFDTRFYYTYQSMFPLAHEWQQRISVCQLYPLMVHLLLFGGSYYNSVKEVLDTF from the coding sequence ATGACCGATGAATTATTAATGGGTGAACTGACATCTGCGCTTTCCTGTCAGTCGGGAATGAAAATACATATTAATTACGCAGAAAAACTACCCGGTGGAGATATAAATGAAACTTTTAAGCTGAATACAGATAGCGGTCTGCTGTTCCTGAAAATGAATGATGCGCGCAGTTATCCCGATATGTTTGAGCGGGAGTTTATGGGATTGGAAACGATCTATGCCACCAATACGTTGTCAGTTCCACGTCCGCTGGCCACGGGCCGTTCGGGCGGAAAAGTATTCCTGGTCACTGAGTTTATAGAGAAAGGCGGCGCGAACCCTGATTTCTGGGAGAATTTTGCGGCGGGGCTGTCCCGTATGCACCGGCATACGCAGGCGCATTTCGGATTACCGCAGGCCAATTATATCGGAACGATCAAACAATATAATACCCCTTATACCAGCTGGTCTGTTTTTTACGCGTTCAACCGTTTACAGCCGCTGACAAGGGAGGCGTACGACCGTCATGTTATTGACAAGCAGATGGTAACGCAGATGGAGAGTCTGTGGCGGCAGTTGCCCCGGATATTTCCTGAAGAGCCACCGGCATTATTGCATGGGGACCTGTGGTCTGGTAATTTTATGGTAGGGCCGGATGGCAGGGCGCGTGTGTACGATCCGGCGGTATATTATGGCAACCGCGAAATGGATCTTGCCATGGCGAGACTTTTCGGTGGATTTGACACCCGTTTTTATTATACTTATCAGAGTATGTTCCCGCTGGCGCATGAGTGGCAGCAACGTATCAGCGTATGCCAGTTATATCCGCTGATGGTACATCTGCTGTTGTTTGGGGGGAGCTATTACAATAGTGTGAAGGAAGTGCTGGATACATTCTGA
- a CDS encoding sensor histidine kinase codes for MLDIKEIRFFFIRHGYLLIIAAWLFTFSFLFSNYWSYYSSPQGVKRSLEKSLWQREMAFGELIKDTTLIGHIFSRDQNEAETKMLSRKDFYVFAYDSSTASRWLVYWSTNLVLPDEWQAPLTPGIRFLKLKNGYYEVICKKLPSKQPGHERYIVGAIPVMMEYSISNNYLVDHFYDKPALGMEYTIHLKPPGIPVLNGQDLILFYLYYDRTLDAGPPNLLSVILRVLGCICVLIFINLFATMLARQKNPMYGFFFLFAVVIICRTLSYFYPFPFNLRALNIFTPLIYAKDEVFRSLGDLLLNVLLGFWLLLFFREHVKTIKPPLVKNHWQQRLVIILASFIMYVVGEFLSELIRSLVIDSRISFDVANPFSLNEYSIIGFVILGFISFSFLFFSQIINYLLNELTNFRHRTKYIFLAAVGMIWLTFRLQNPEIYYSVAMVIWLIIYVVLLDVLSYRFENSLATVPFLFWLFLLTITTSAVLVYYNDQKELSLRERMAVELSKQKDPYVEMLLTDVTRQMEEDELLQLFFQQNTGSNGRSMPRSTLENELKQKYFKGYLGRFNVSFYAFNEYFEPIYGGDTSTFPALSRRMLMGSELIGNELYYNERSFNDYSYIGRKDFYNNGIPSGYLIYELTPAVVNTQRLYPELLVDGEIYDPEKESSAAYSYAIYDQGQLVSNNNDFAFPVKLYAADIPKEDITVHSEKGFSRLIYKASKDKVVIVVKENRSFVEFITLFAYMFCLFLLIIAIYRVLDLLVKARMRIGNLKALINISIRKKVHGTIIFIVVFAFIILGLTTILFFIDRSERENKERLSRTINEVSHDVEKVFADQRMFDDLEDLYDPIFQASLTAAIGEIADERALDINIYDRDGNLQVTTQPLITEKGLLSKKINPDAFVQLYREPKIQWIQKEKVGSMQYLSGYAPLRSNGEIFAYLNVPYFATQTELNQQISNFLVALINFNAFIFLIAGLLALLITNSITKSFSLVTEKLRHVSLGQQNDEIEWEKDDEIGALVKEYNKMVRKLEVSAARLAKSEREGAWREMARQVAHEIKNPLTPMKLSIQYLQRAIDNDAPNVKQLSHNVAHTLVEQIEHLANIASDFSAFSRIDEANSEVLLLNEVLHSLKDLYQSHENCNIHFTPPGRAYYIFADKTQMNRLFTNLLQNAVQALPEGRVGHVTIAMEESEEGWVVVSVEDNGEGIPPEIQPKIFVPNFTTKNSGTGLGLAMCKNIVEQARGEIWFETQLTVGTTFYVRLPLEKV; via the coding sequence TTGCTGGATATCAAAGAAATAAGGTTTTTTTTCATCCGCCATGGATATCTGTTGATCATTGCTGCCTGGTTATTCACCTTTTCATTCCTTTTCAGCAATTACTGGTCGTACTATTCCTCTCCCCAGGGCGTAAAACGTAGCCTGGAAAAAAGCCTGTGGCAGCGGGAGATGGCTTTCGGGGAGCTGATCAAAGACACTACTCTGATCGGTCACATCTTTTCCCGCGATCAGAATGAAGCGGAAACAAAAATGCTGAGCAGGAAGGACTTCTACGTCTTTGCATACGACAGCAGCACCGCCAGCCGCTGGCTGGTATACTGGAGCACCAACCTGGTGCTGCCGGACGAATGGCAGGCGCCGCTCACCCCCGGCATCCGCTTCCTGAAACTGAAGAACGGGTACTACGAAGTGATCTGTAAAAAGCTGCCTTCAAAACAACCGGGGCACGAGCGCTACATTGTCGGCGCTATACCCGTAATGATGGAATACAGTATCAGCAACAATTACCTTGTAGATCATTTTTACGATAAACCGGCCCTGGGCATGGAATACACCATCCATCTCAAACCACCCGGTATTCCCGTGCTGAACGGACAGGACCTGATCCTGTTCTACCTGTACTACGACCGTACCCTCGACGCCGGCCCGCCTAACCTGCTCAGTGTTATCCTGAGGGTACTGGGATGTATCTGTGTACTGATCTTCATCAACCTGTTCGCCACCATGCTGGCCAGGCAGAAGAATCCCATGTATGGTTTTTTCTTCCTGTTTGCCGTCGTCATCATCTGCCGTACGCTGAGTTATTTCTATCCTTTTCCTTTCAACCTGCGTGCCCTCAATATCTTTACGCCACTCATTTACGCCAAGGATGAAGTGTTCCGTTCCCTGGGCGACCTCCTCCTGAACGTACTCCTGGGGTTCTGGCTCCTGCTCTTCTTCCGTGAGCACGTAAAGACCATTAAGCCACCCCTTGTGAAGAATCACTGGCAACAACGCCTGGTGATCATCCTGGCAAGTTTTATCATGTATGTAGTAGGGGAATTCCTGTCAGAACTGATCCGAAGCCTCGTGATCGACTCCAGGATCTCTTTCGACGTGGCTAACCCTTTCAGCCTGAACGAATATAGTATCATCGGTTTTGTGATCCTGGGTTTTATCTCGTTCAGCTTCCTGTTCTTCTCGCAGATCATCAACTATCTGCTGAATGAACTGACCAATTTCCGGCACCGCACCAAATATATCTTCCTCGCGGCTGTAGGCATGATATGGCTGACATTCCGCCTGCAAAACCCTGAGATATATTATTCTGTCGCCATGGTTATCTGGCTCATCATCTACGTGGTGCTGCTGGATGTATTGTCGTATCGTTTCGAGAACAGCCTGGCCACCGTTCCTTTCCTGTTCTGGTTGTTCCTGCTTACCATCACGACATCAGCTGTACTGGTATACTACAACGATCAGAAAGAGTTGAGCCTAAGGGAGCGCATGGCAGTGGAACTGTCGAAACAGAAAGACCCCTATGTGGAAATGCTGCTCACCGATGTGACCCGGCAAATGGAAGAAGACGAACTGTTACAGCTGTTCTTCCAGCAAAATACCGGCAGCAACGGGCGGAGCATGCCAAGGTCCACACTGGAGAATGAACTGAAACAAAAATATTTCAAAGGCTACCTGGGGCGCTTCAACGTAAGCTTCTATGCTTTCAACGAATACTTCGAGCCGATCTACGGCGGAGACACTTCCACTTTCCCTGCGCTGAGCCGGCGTATGCTGATGGGCTCAGAACTTATAGGGAATGAGCTGTACTACAATGAACGAAGTTTCAATGACTACAGCTATATCGGTCGTAAGGACTTTTATAACAACGGCATCCCTTCCGGTTACCTGATATATGAACTGACGCCGGCAGTGGTCAATACACAGCGCCTGTACCCCGAACTGCTGGTAGACGGGGAGATCTATGACCCGGAGAAAGAATCTTCCGCGGCTTATTCCTATGCCATCTATGACCAGGGACAACTGGTGAGCAACAACAACGATTTTGCGTTCCCCGTAAAACTATACGCGGCCGATATCCCGAAAGAAGACATCACGGTACATTCGGAAAAAGGCTTCTCGAGGCTTATCTACAAGGCCTCAAAAGACAAGGTAGTGATCGTGGTGAAAGAGAACAGGAGTTTCGTGGAGTTCATCACCCTCTTTGCTTACATGTTCTGTCTCTTTTTGCTCATCATTGCCATCTACCGGGTACTTGACCTGCTGGTGAAAGCCAGGATGCGTATCGGGAACCTGAAAGCCCTGATCAATATCAGCATCCGGAAAAAGGTACATGGCACCATCATTTTCATTGTAGTATTCGCCTTTATCATATTGGGGTTGACCACCATCCTGTTCTTTATAGACCGTTCAGAAAGGGAAAATAAGGAAAGACTGAGCCGTACCATCAACGAGGTATCTCACGATGTCGAAAAGGTCTTTGCAGACCAGCGGATGTTTGACGATCTGGAAGATCTGTACGATCCTATATTCCAGGCCAGCCTGACAGCGGCCATCGGGGAGATTGCAGACGAGCGTGCGCTGGATATCAATATCTACGACAGGGACGGCAACCTGCAGGTCACTACGCAGCCCCTGATCACAGAAAAAGGGCTTTTATCAAAGAAGATCAATCCCGACGCCTTTGTACAACTGTACCGGGAGCCTAAGATCCAGTGGATCCAGAAGGAGAAGGTCGGCTCTATGCAATATCTTTCAGGCTATGCGCCTTTGCGTAGTAACGGTGAGATCTTCGCGTATCTGAACGTTCCTTATTTCGCTACGCAAACGGAGTTGAATCAACAGATCTCCAACTTCCTGGTAGCCCTGATCAACTTCAATGCTTTCATATTCCTGATAGCCGGTTTACTGGCATTGCTGATCACTAATTCGATCACGAAGTCATTCTCCCTGGTAACGGAAAAACTGCGTCACGTAAGCCTTGGGCAGCAGAATGATGAGATAGAGTGGGAAAAGGACGATGAAATAGGTGCGCTGGTGAAGGAATACAACAAGATGGTACGCAAACTGGAGGTGAGTGCGGCCAGGCTTGCAAAGAGTGAAAGGGAAGGCGCCTGGAGGGAAATGGCCCGTCAGGTAGCGCATGAGATCAAGAACCCGCTCACGCCTATGAAGCTGAGCATCCAGTACCTGCAGCGCGCAATAGACAATGATGCACCCAATGTGAAGCAGTTGTCCCACAACGTAGCGCATACACTGGTTGAGCAGATAGAGCACCTGGCGAATATCGCATCTGACTTCTCCGCCTTTTCACGTATCGATGAGGCCAACAGTGAAGTACTGTTATTGAACGAAGTGCTCCACTCGCTGAAAGACCTGTACCAGAGCCACGAGAACTGCAATATCCATTTCACGCCACCAGGACGCGCCTATTATATTTTTGCAGATAAGACGCAGATGAACCGGCTGTTCACCAATCTCTTACAGAATGCCGTGCAGGCATTACCGGAAGGCAGGGTAGGACACGTCACGATAGCCATGGAAGAGTCGGAAGAGGGGTGGGTAGTAGTGAGCGTAGAAGACAATGGGGAAGGCATTCCACCGGAAATCCAACCCAAGATCTTTGTACCTAATTTCACCACCAAAAACTCCGGTACCGGCCTGGGACTGGCCATGTGTAAGAACATTGTGGAGCAGGCGAGGGGAGAGATCTGGTTTGAAACCCAGCTAACGGTGGGAACCACCTTCTATGTACGGTTACCCCTGGAAAAGGTCTGA
- the rpmF gene encoding 50S ribosomal protein L32, translating to MPNPKRRHSQQRSAKRRTHYKAFADTLSTDSATGEVHLRHRAHWVENKLYYRGKVVLEKQSSTK from the coding sequence ATGCCAAATCCGAAACGCAGACATTCTCAGCAAAGATCAGCTAAGAGAAGGACGCATTACAAGGCCTTTGCGGATACTTTAAGCACAGATAGCGCAACTGGTGAAGTGCACCTGAGACATCGTGCTCACTGGGTAGAGAACAAACTGTACTACAGAGGTAAAGTAGTATTGGAAAAACAAAGCAGCACTAAATAA
- a CDS encoding ATP-binding protein, giving the protein MAKTRIKGTRKHPTGRSISADNLAIFSLPISVFLQNSNAGVLVTNALHRVIWINRVFEENAGADASHITDMSFSAVIKYFSRLVQRADAFEAKMKELRQKKKPYFGWELILKDGRIYEVSYNPLIEKRRFIGSIWQIVDVSRHKMPRSEMDLARRQAEEARGAQKEFLASMSHEIRTPLNVIVGMTHLLEETNLDAKQRDYINILKHSSGILMGLISDILDLSKIEAGELQVNQREFNLTELVQSLRHTFELKMGQRPVRISANIDPQLQNRLVGDDMLLNQILMNLLGNAEKFTREGEIAINVKLESWQEDKRWVRFQVCDTGIGIQKDKLELIFQNYKQAEQEIRDIYGGTGLGLAISKQLVELQGGSIFVEESHGYSTCFSFNLPFIDTRKPSVTNTRSGNMSRQPNFSTAKVLVIEDNPMNLRYIISLLEKYNIQHQLATNGPDALYFLDSRLYDLILLDIRIPGLNGLELAVKIRQDETKPNVATPLVATTALAMESTFTQARQAGITDILTKPYTPDQLLQVLNKYLNDDETELIMEDSTNFSGFEFHNELDVKYLNALYENNISYAADLFEIFLKTIREEVVKLRKLVENRDWEQLKFQVHKLKPNFAMVGLTWITQKMQQLENTLNNNTHTPPEEVDQVFAGISRDLDKFYPIIEQEYERMKELL; this is encoded by the coding sequence ATGGCAAAAACCCGGATCAAAGGTACGAGAAAACATCCCACAGGCCGTAGTATATCTGCGGACAACCTCGCTATTTTTTCACTTCCCATCAGCGTATTCCTCCAAAATAGTAACGCCGGTGTGCTGGTTACCAATGCACTGCACCGCGTGATCTGGATCAACCGGGTCTTCGAAGAAAATGCCGGGGCCGATGCCTCGCATATTACGGACATGTCCTTTTCTGCTGTTATTAAATACTTTAGCCGGCTTGTACAGCGTGCCGATGCCTTCGAGGCCAAAATGAAGGAACTCCGCCAGAAAAAGAAACCTTATTTCGGCTGGGAACTGATTTTGAAAGACGGACGTATATATGAAGTAAGCTATAATCCCCTGATAGAGAAACGCCGTTTTATAGGCAGTATCTGGCAGATAGTGGATGTATCCAGGCATAAAATGCCCCGCTCCGAAATGGACCTGGCCCGCCGCCAGGCTGAAGAGGCCCGGGGCGCCCAGAAAGAGTTCCTGGCCAGCATGAGCCACGAGATCCGGACACCCCTGAACGTTATCGTCGGTATGACCCATCTCCTGGAAGAAACCAACCTCGATGCCAAACAGCGCGATTATATCAATATTCTGAAACACTCATCAGGTATCCTGATGGGACTTATTTCCGACATCCTCGACCTCTCAAAAATAGAAGCCGGGGAACTGCAGGTCAACCAGCGTGAATTTAACCTCACAGAACTGGTGCAATCCCTGCGGCACACTTTTGAACTGAAAATGGGCCAGCGGCCGGTCAGGATCTCAGCCAATATAGATCCTCAGCTGCAGAACAGGCTGGTAGGCGATGATATGCTGCTGAACCAAATACTTATGAACTTGTTAGGTAATGCAGAGAAATTCACCCGGGAAGGTGAAATCGCCATTAACGTAAAGCTCGAATCCTGGCAGGAAGATAAACGCTGGGTGCGCTTCCAGGTTTGCGATACCGGTATCGGTATCCAGAAAGATAAACTGGAGCTCATTTTCCAGAACTATAAACAGGCGGAACAGGAGATCAGGGATATATATGGAGGCACAGGGTTAGGATTAGCCATATCCAAACAGTTAGTGGAACTGCAGGGCGGAAGCATCTTCGTGGAGGAATCTCACGGCTACAGCACCTGCTTTTCATTTAACCTGCCCTTTATTGATACCCGCAAACCCTCAGTAACAAACACAAGGTCTGGAAATATGAGCAGGCAACCCAATTTCTCCACAGCCAAGGTACTGGTCATTGAGGACAATCCTATGAACCTCAGGTATATCATTAGTTTGCTGGAGAAATATAATATACAGCACCAGTTGGCCACAAACGGGCCGGATGCGCTCTATTTTCTGGATTCAAGACTTTATGACCTTATTTTGCTCGATATTCGTATTCCCGGTCTGAATGGTCTGGAACTCGCCGTAAAGATCAGGCAGGATGAAACTAAACCAAATGTCGCCACACCGCTCGTGGCCACCACTGCCCTCGCCATGGAGAGCACTTTTACCCAGGCAAGACAGGCAGGTATCACTGATATTTTAACGAAACCTTATACGCCAGACCAATTATTGCAGGTGTTGAACAAATACCTGAATGATGATGAAACAGAACTAATAATGGAGGATTCTACAAACTTTTCCGGATTTGAATTCCATAACGAACTGGATGTAAAGTATCTGAATGCTTTATACGAGAACAATATCTCCTATGCCGCAGATCTCTTTGAGATCTTCCTCAAAACCATCCGGGAGGAAGTTGTAAAACTTAGAAAACTGGTGGAAAACCGCGACTGGGAACAGCTCAAATTCCAGGTACATAAGCTGAAGCCAAATTTTGCCATGGTGGGCCTTACCTGGATCACCCAGAAAATGCAACAGCTGGAAAATACGCTCAACAATAATACACATACACCTCCCGAAGAAGTGGATCAGGTTTTCGCAGGCATCTCGCGCGACCTGGATAAATTCTATCCGATCATCGAACAGGAGTATGAAAGAATGAAAGAACTGTTGTAG
- the mazG gene encoding nucleoside triphosphate pyrophosphohydrolase: MENNSAFNRLLEIMDDLREKCPWDRKQTIQTLRQQTIEEVYELADAITDQDWKAIKEELGDLLLHIVFYAKIGKEQQQFTIDDVINGICEKLIYRHPHIYGDVKVENEEQVKQNWEKLKLKEGKTSVLSGVPVSLPALVKAMRLQSKAQQVGFEWDNIDQVWEKVKEEMEELHEVVQQGQADAIEDEFGDVLFSLVNYSRFLKVDAENALERTNKKFIRRFQHMEQMAAAQGRTLDEMSLTEMDGLWNEVKKSEK; this comes from the coding sequence ATGGAAAATAATTCGGCCTTCAATCGCCTGCTGGAAATCATGGATGATTTGCGTGAAAAGTGCCCCTGGGACAGGAAACAGACCATCCAGACACTTCGTCAGCAAACCATAGAAGAAGTATACGAACTGGCAGACGCGATCACTGACCAGGACTGGAAAGCAATAAAAGAAGAACTGGGAGATCTGCTCCTGCACATCGTATTCTACGCAAAGATCGGTAAAGAGCAGCAGCAATTTACCATCGATGATGTCATTAACGGCATCTGCGAAAAGCTCATATACCGCCACCCGCATATCTATGGCGACGTAAAGGTGGAAAATGAAGAACAGGTTAAACAAAACTGGGAAAAGCTGAAACTGAAGGAAGGAAAGACTTCCGTGCTCAGCGGTGTGCCCGTGTCCCTGCCCGCTCTCGTGAAAGCCATGCGCCTTCAGTCCAAAGCCCAACAGGTAGGTTTTGAATGGGATAATATCGACCAGGTATGGGAAAAGGTGAAAGAAGAAATGGAGGAACTGCATGAGGTGGTACAACAAGGGCAGGCAGACGCAATAGAGGACGAATTTGGCGATGTTTTGTTCTCCCTCGTAAACTACTCCCGCTTCCTGAAAGTAGACGCCGAAAATGCCCTGGAACGCACCAATAAGAAATTCATACGCCGCTTTCAGCATATGGAACAGATGGCGGCTGCACAGGGTAGAACGCTGGACGAAATGTCATTGACGGAAATGGACGGGCTCTGGAATGAAGTGAAAAAATCAGAAAAATAA
- a CDS encoding DUF3810 domain-containing protein translates to MDFKIKIKGIGIRILITVLCICLLQISFTFSDRFSGYYFHRLYSWISLLLRKVLGKVPFSVGDVIYAAWIITLIVYLLNICYKIIKRQWKHLGVKILQGIQSLLTVYLVFMLFWGYNYDRNSLEKDLRLDVEDYTTDQLYQLTDTLLQQVNQCKIALGDSINATHPGPDSAAMFSQAVMAYDLAGRQWPSLQYKNTCIKPSLYSQLLNYMGVGGYLNPFTGEAQVNVSTPGFLHPFTICHEVAHQLGYAPEQEANFVGYLVADHSPDVRFRYAANFEMFMYSVRQLRRQDTTLAGQLWRRTVPGIRADMRQMRDFYDRYRSPVDDYTTMIYDQYLKANNQEKGIHSYSEVVGWLIAYFKIR, encoded by the coding sequence ATGGATTTTAAAATAAAGATAAAGGGCATTGGGATACGTATACTGATAACCGTTTTGTGCATTTGCCTGCTGCAAATATCGTTTACATTCAGTGACAGGTTTTCTGGTTATTACTTTCATAGGTTATACAGTTGGATCAGTTTACTTCTCCGCAAGGTACTGGGGAAAGTACCCTTTAGTGTCGGCGACGTAATTTATGCCGCCTGGATTATAACTCTGATTGTTTATTTGTTAAATATATGTTATAAAATTATAAAAAGACAATGGAAACACCTGGGAGTGAAGATTTTGCAGGGTATCCAATCCTTACTGACTGTATATCTTGTCTTTATGTTGTTCTGGGGATATAATTATGACCGCAATTCCCTGGAAAAAGACCTCCGCCTGGACGTGGAAGATTATACAACTGACCAGCTATACCAGTTAACAGATACCCTCCTTCAGCAGGTAAACCAATGTAAAATCGCCCTGGGCGACAGCATCAATGCCACCCACCCGGGCCCTGACAGTGCCGCTATGTTCAGCCAGGCGGTCATGGCCTACGATCTGGCCGGCCGGCAATGGCCCAGCCTGCAGTATAAAAATACCTGTATCAAGCCCTCCCTCTACAGCCAGCTGCTGAATTACATGGGGGTCGGCGGCTACCTGAACCCCTTCACCGGCGAGGCCCAGGTCAATGTATCCACCCCCGGATTCCTGCACCCCTTCACCATCTGTCATGAGGTGGCCCATCAGTTAGGATACGCGCCTGAACAAGAAGCCAATTTTGTGGGTTATCTTGTAGCAGACCATTCCCCGGATGTCCGTTTTCGCTACGCCGCTAACTTTGAGATGTTTATGTATAGCGTTCGCCAGCTCAGACGGCAGGACACCACACTGGCAGGACAGCTATGGCGCAGGACGGTGCCGGGTATCAGGGCCGATATGAGGCAGATGAGGGACTTTTACGACCGTTACCGCAGCCCGGTAGACGACTACACCACGATGATCTATGATCAATACCTTAAGGCTAATAATCAGGAAAAAGGCATCCACAGCTATAGCGAAGTTGTCGGTTGGCTAATCGCTTACTTTAAGATCAGATAA
- a CDS encoding YceD family protein, with product MKALRQFDIAFVGLKPGEHTFEYQITDSFFENYGPQDFSDCKATVKLLLDKKSNFFLLKFEIGGKVTVNCDRCGQPFELQLWDDFDQVVKMVDNPDEMNEDEDPDVAYISKTESHLNVAEWIYEFINLSIPMQRIHPDDSTGKSGCDPKVLDMLDQMNRQAGEKDNPIWKDLDKFREN from the coding sequence ATGAAAGCACTCCGTCAATTTGATATTGCCTTTGTGGGATTGAAGCCCGGAGAGCATACATTTGAGTACCAAATTACGGATAGTTTCTTTGAAAACTACGGACCGCAGGATTTCAGTGATTGTAAGGCGACTGTTAAGTTGCTGTTAGACAAGAAGAGTAATTTTTTCCTGTTGAAATTCGAGATTGGCGGAAAGGTGACAGTCAACTGCGACCGTTGCGGACAACCATTTGAGTTACAGCTCTGGGATGATTTTGACCAGGTTGTGAAGATGGTGGATAATCCGGACGAGATGAACGAGGATGAGGATCCGGATGTAGCTTACATCTCTAAAACGGAGTCTCATCTGAATGTTGCGGAATGGATCTACGAGTTTATCAATCTCAGTATCCCGATGCAACGTATTCATCCTGACGATAGTACGGGCAAGAGCGGTTGTGATCCGAAGGTACTGGACATGCTGGACCAGATGAACCGGCAGGCGGGCGAAAAGGATAATCCGATCTGGAAAGACCTGGATAAATTTCGTGAGAACTGA
- the plsX gene encoding phosphate acyltransferase PlsX, whose translation MRIGLDMMGGDFAPLEAVKGVKLYLDTVATDAHLVLIGDEAALKPLLSDAQLDQSKYSVVHSSQVIGMNEHPTKALKEKPQSSIGIGFHLLQNGKIDAFISAGNTGAMMVGTFYSIKAIDGIQRPTISTPVPREDGSFGLLLDVGINADCKPENLLQFAILGSLYSQHILKVNNPKVGLLNIGEEEGKGNLLAQATYPLLKDNPLLNFIGNVEGRDVLTDKADVIVCEGFTGNVVLKMAESIHEIAVRRKINDDYMKKFDFESYGGTPVLGVSQPVIIGHGISQGLAFKNMIALAQQMIETKLLDKIRESFVK comes from the coding sequence ATGAGAATCGGGCTTGATATGATGGGTGGCGACTTCGCCCCCCTGGAAGCAGTAAAAGGAGTAAAATTATATTTAGACACTGTTGCTACGGACGCGCACCTGGTGCTGATTGGTGATGAGGCAGCTCTCAAGCCTTTGTTGTCAGATGCGCAGTTAGACCAATCAAAATATTCAGTTGTTCATTCATCCCAGGTAATCGGGATGAATGAACATCCTACCAAGGCACTGAAGGAAAAACCTCAGTCCTCTATTGGCATTGGCTTCCATTTATTACAGAATGGCAAGATCGATGCATTTATCAGTGCCGGTAATACCGGCGCCATGATGGTGGGTACATTCTACTCCATCAAAGCAATAGATGGTATACAAAGGCCGACTATATCCACTCCCGTTCCCAGGGAAGATGGATCTTTCGGGCTTTTACTGGATGTTGGTATCAACGCGGACTGCAAGCCTGAAAACCTGTTGCAATTTGCCATTCTCGGGTCACTTTATTCCCAGCACATACTGAAGGTCAATAATCCTAAAGTAGGACTGCTGAATATTGGAGAAGAAGAAGGCAAAGGCAACCTCCTGGCACAGGCAACTTATCCCCTGCTTAAAGACAATCCGTTGCTGAACTTTATCGGTAACGTAGAAGGAAGGGATGTTTTGACTGACAAGGCAGATGTGATAGTGTGCGAAGGATTTACCGGTAACGTCGTGTTGAAAATGGCTGAGTCAATTCATGAAATTGCGGTAAGACGCAAGATCAATGATGATTACATGAAAAAATTCGACTTCGAAAGTTATGGTGGGACTCCTGTACTGGGAGTGTCACAACCGGTGATCATCGGTCATGGTATTTCTCAGGGCCTTGCCTTTAAGAACATGATCGCGCTGGCTCAACAGATGATCGAAACAAAACTGCTGGATAAGATCCGGGAGAGCTTTGTGAAATAA